In the Primulina eburnea isolate SZY01 chromosome 15, ASM2296580v1, whole genome shotgun sequence genome, ttgggattaattaaatacagttTTCATGTGTAATGGCAAAACAAGGGCCGACCAGAATATAGGTCAACACGTGATGGATAGTGATGGATTTGGAATAATTTTAGTCATCTCTCTCCACCTGCTAGATTATAACTTAATTAAATAGATACAAAAAATAATTTGACGcctatatataattttaaattacatatatatagagcaaatttaattataaaaataaccAAAGTTGGTTCTTATTGTGGAGTGTTCTCTTTTCATTCGTTCGTGATTAGGCCTTTGGCTCTTTATCTCCCCAGAAGGTAATGGTGAAATTTGTCAACGCTTTCTCTCTCAATTGATTAATGACAGATATCTAGCTGTTTTGCGCACATCCTTGAGTTAAAAATGCTTAGTCGTTGATGTAGGATCAAATACTAGTTACTTTATCAAAATTTATAATCGATGATAATATAATCATTCTGCAATTCAAATATCTAAAATCGGTTGGAAGGATCCGACCTATTTGTACAATTCGGAAACTTATGCAGGATCAAGAATTTATTATTTCATAATTATGTCACTTTGAAAAGTGAATAATGCTTTTAAATTCCAAATCTTTTTCCAACATTAATGTTGTGATAGACCAGATCTAGTCATTTATggtaaaaacttatgtgagatggtctcacggatcatattttgtgagacagatcttttatttggctCATCTGtggaaaatattactttttatgctaagagtattactctttattgtgaatatcaatatTGTTGACTCATctcaaagataaagattcgtgaaaccggaCGTCGTCTAACAAGAGATCTATTCATCATTTATACTACATTTGTACTAATAAAACCACTAACAAATTATAACTTTTTAATAGCTCATTCTCAAAACCCTAAAAAttttccaaattttataaattaatctttataccatttaaaatatttacttATCGGGGTCAGAAAATGATGGAAATCTTAAAATAGTCGAATTAAAAATAGTTTAGTAAAATAAAGTTTAACTtgataacacacacacacattcataaaatataaaaaaaattacagtcGAACAAACAATAATCTATTTTGACTTTACCCAACCCGAAACAATAAGTAATTATTTGTGTAAAGATGTTGAAAATCAAAGTGGATACATATAAATTCCAAATTATAATTGAAAAATGAAACTAAATAATTTCAAGAGAATGTGAATCCAAGAAGGGGAAAATTCGAAGCCGAGCCGCAGTGAACATCTTACACAGATTTATGGACTCAAATCCAGTCCAGTTcatcaaaaaaagaaaaaaaaatccagTCCACTTGTGTTTACAGACCtatgttttaaaattatatatggTTCATAGCGTTTGGCTCATATTCCACATGAATTGTAAATGGCCCGTTTactttgaaataataatatagTAATTAATATAAGATCATGCAAACTTAATAAACAATTAGCGTCGATGTACACGTTGTGTTCTTATTTAGTCGTTCTTATAAGTATTTAttgttagtttcatcaaattttGTAATTAGTTCGTGGAGTTTTATAATTTGTTATGTACATGATATTATCAACATTATATATTGTAGAATACTAGAATTTGACCAGCgtgataattataaaaattgacGAGAGATTTAACAATTCACAAGGGGAACATTAGAATTATCATAAATTAGTCACACCAAGAGACCATATTCTTTATATATAGTATAAGATGCCTATAAATAATATATCGAAATTTTAAATGGAACTGTAAGTGAAACACGAGCTCAATAATCACTTTGATCGACCGGCAGATTTTGTAAATATAcgtaggcaaaaacttatgtgagacggtctcacggatcgtattttgtgagccggatatcttatttgggtcatccatgaaaaatatcattttttatgctaagattattactttttattgtgaatatcggtagggttgacgtgtctcacagataaagattaattagacagtctcacaagagacatactcataTATGTACGTacaatttaaaatttgttaCACCTTcattttcaatataatttttttgaacGATTTAATAATGTATGGTGCCcacattatatttaatttttggaaattaTAGTTTCATGCATAGTTTTGCTTTTAATTAAGACAGGGAAAATCAAAGAATGAGGTTACATAAAATCTCATTAGACAGGCAAAAAAGTTcaataaacaagaaaaatatacatatatactagTACTAGCAGAAATTAAGGTCCATAAATCGATCAACGAAATTTTTTGCCCAGCATGCAGAAAGAGACACAAAAAGAAGTAATTCTCTCGAAGATCAAGGTCTGCTAATACGTTAATAATCTGTTATTGgagtcagtttttttttttatgaattttatctGGGCTGTGGTGGCATAGTTGAAGCATTGTTTCTGCAAGTTACTGTCTGATTTGCATGTCTATTAAGGAGCTCCCGAGCTAGTTCTTGAAGATCCCCGTCTCCTGCGGCGGAGTCAGATGATGGTATCTCCGGAGACGATCCAGCGGCGGCCGATGAAAACTGTCGTGGGTTGTTGATCTGCTGCCGCTGCTGTACTTGGAGGGAGTTCCACGGGTTCAGTATCGTTGGATCGAATAGTGAGGATAAGTCGTACGTTACAGGGGCTATTGAAGATGTGGGTAAGTCCGATATAGAGAAGGCGGAAGGCATGAGAAGCGGCAGCGGCTGCTGCGGcgctggtggtggaggtgggaGCTCGAGGGTGGCTAGATGGGCTTGCAGGTAGGAAAGTTCCGCTTGTAAGTTCACCACCTGTAAATGTTAGAAACaatcaaaatttatttgaatatgATCGAGAAAAAAAATACGATAATTATATATCATGTGACTGCTCGGATAACATACATAAAATATAGTCAAAATTTTAGACAATTGCACGTGAAAACAAGCAAATTAAAGTGACGAGACCATTTCTACGGAGACATGCGTCGCTTCTGTTTAAAGCAACCGAACAGCTACCGTACGTGAAGATGATTTAAAACAATGTTCCAGTActgataaattaatatattctaACGTATATACTCGAATAAAGTAAAACccgatttgaaaaaaaaaagtcaattctAAACTATAACGAGCAGGGGTAACTCGTCTCATCCAAAAttagaaaatttgaaaacaTTAATAAGTTTACACCAGATCAGTCATCAAAAGAAGAGTAAATTAAAtcagtatttttttttaaaaaaaaaatatttaggaTTCGAAGGTCTCGAACATTAGATATATGTCATTTTTTGAAATACAACTTCGACCAAATGCGAGTGGCATGTATTGGATTAAGAAAGATTTTCTACTTAAGTTTTGTTAACCTGTGTTCATGTGATTAATATTTTGTTGATTCTCACGCATGAATCTCTTTTGATCAAGacgattaataaaattatgaattttcacACTTAAGTAAATGACAGCAATACCCAAAAAGCTGCAATATTTGGACAAAGGACCCCAGCTCTGCCCTAAGCGTTACACAAAAACGCCCGACCAATTCCTTAATAACAGCAAATATAATATtcttaatataattatatatgtacACACGCACAAAGAGTTACAGACGCCTACCACATTATAAGTTCATCGACCAGAATCAGGTTTCTTGATTTCAGCAAAGCACACAACTGTTCCCCCCATGCACCACATCATGGTCCACAATACCACaaatcctatatatatatatatatatatatatatatatatatatatatatatatatatatatatatatatatatatatatatatatatattctaacATCTTCTAAAGTAAAATGTGCGTACGTACAAAGAAAAATTGTGGTACAAATTTTATGTtaatttgaatttaaagtttgTGAAAAAAAATTGCACCCTATAATTTTTTCTTTGTTTCGTGAATTATTATACGTAACAATTTCGAAATATATATCTACTGAATTATAAGAGGATATTAATATTGTAAGTGAAATATGAGAATAATTAGAATAGATTTAAAACgacatatttaaatttgaaaaatactcTAGCTAGGTGGTATAAGAAATTTGAAGATGCAGCAAACTCAAAACTTAGTACTTACTCAATGACAACTCAATAATCAAACTCAATCCCAATTTCTGAGTTTCCAATGTTGTTTGCAAGAAAAAAAATCGAGACTAGATTCGGTGATTAACGAAGTTAACAATTCATTTAAGAATCAATACTCGATCTTATCCAAGAAACCATGTATATATACCCTCaaaatttttatcacaatattatatttttttttccggATGCAGATTCAGAAAACTTTACTCACTGTGTTCATAACCTGTCAAATAGTAGCACAAGATTCGGATTGCAAATATTTTGAGTAAATACGATTTTTAAGGGTGATGAAATAGAACTTTAGAAGACATGAAACGGAAGAAGAGACACTCAAGGGTTGTCATTAGTTCACCAACTCCGATGAGACAGATCTTTAAGAATAAACCAACCACGACCAATGCtattaattattcatgatactcACCAAACCCATCATCAATCTTCTTAGTACTATCGAAAAACTTGAGTGTCATTTTAATCAAGCTACAGCGAGGTTGATTATGCAGATGTTTGGAGATCAATAGTTcaatttttttcgaaaatcactAGCCGATGCATGAAGATGAATCTTTTGATGATTTAATCGATCTGTAGTGAATTACCTGTTGCTGAAGAGCAAAGATATGAGCAACACAGCCATAAACAGGGTCCCGGAGCCGGGATTGAGCCTCGTAACAAATGGTAACAACCGAGTCGAGCCGCTTGTGTACCGGGATGTGAAGCAGTAGCTTAGACACATTACTGGCGCCGAACACCTTGTGAACCGCCGCGAAATGAGCTGCGCCTTGCTCCGAGTCGAAATATGGCGCAAATATGCACCCTGCCACGCACTTCCTCCTCAAGAACTTGCATGCTCCACAAGGCCCTCCGCCGCCTCCGGCTCCGGCTCCGCCTCCTCCACCGCTTCCTCCACCCCCTGCTTCTGTGCTACTGCCAGGAACATTTGCTGTACTCATCTTGCAAGATTGTTTGATCCCAAGCACCAACTCAATGAAAGAAGTTGAagcaatttaatttaataataacatGTTTAGGGTTTTCTTGAAAAGGGCACTTGATTTTTTGAGAAGAACAGATCAAGAAAGAGACGGGATCAATATTTTGGGAGTGTATATAAATTGAATTTTGTTGAATTTAATTAGGGTTTGGTGGTATATGCTGTATATGGGAAGGGGGGATTTTAAACACTAAGTGAAGACTTTGAAGCCACGCGATGAAGCAAACCCCATTAGGTGCTTGCGTGAAGCAAACATGCGATAAAGCCACCTGCCTTTCTATTCATCTCCTTTCCAATCGTGAATTTTGCTTAACAAAACACATGTTTTAGTCGGTCTCCTAAACATGTAGACTGTGTATTGTATACACCATCATGTTCGTAACACGTCATTATTATTCCACTATATACAGGTACTTGTAAAGATGACAGCATACCCACATAATAATGTCAGCATCCTAGTCCTGGTTACGAGTATTCGAGTTGATAGAATATAATTTGGGCAGTGATTGTATGTTCGATTCTtcttatcaaagtttttttgAACGAGTCTCTTACACAGAGTTTGTTCAGTGTATATAATTTATCTGACTAAAATAATTTACATGCTAATACATTAGCTCGGATAGTTACCCAATGCACGTATGATGATAGAGGTAGAAAGTTTTATCACGTGGCATCCTATATTTCTTaaatatgaatattttattcatatatttatatagttttGAATTGAATTGAATTGAATTTGAATTAAAGTTTATTTTAAGAAATTAATTAAGCAGTGGCGTCTTCACCATATCgtattcaattttttaaaaataccgtaatcTATACTCATGTCTTCGTATCCATGTGTATTGTGTAATATAATTTACGACTTTCCACAATTAAAGCTAAATTtgatataatatttataatatattttatattataaatttatgtAGAATAACATATATTACGCACATGCACGTTTTAAGGTGCATATAGGGCAAAAAACGCCAAAGTTAAGtttcccttttttttttatgcTGAAAATTAGGACCTTCTTTTAACTCATTATTTACTTGTTTATAGAAAAGGCCAAGTGGAAGAGCTCTGACAATATTGGTAATTTACTAAACGACACTATTGCCCCTAAAATGATTACcgcataaataaatttttttttccctaagaaaaattgttttaaaacatttttcttAGGAAATCATgttttattatcattattaataTATGCGCAATTGACTAATCGATTAATTAGTTTCTTAAGTTTATTAACGTCGTCTATATATGAATATCTTGCACGTTCGGAATTTTGAATTATACGCGAGCATTTGaagatttataatattttagttAAAATAAAGTCAAAGGTAAGATGTAAATAagatttaagaatttaaaaGTCGGGGCGCTTGGACAAGTACTTTAAAAACGTTTAGTATTTTATAATTGaacaaaaaaaaacttaaagtaTGTATTTTCATAAGCTTTTTGTAAAACgtttttgaaaaatacttttaaaaaatatttctacAAGTAAATTTTTTATTGCCTCAATTGATAGGTTTTTTTATGGATTTAGAAATAATtgtaataataaaaatcaaaccATACtactttttaattataaaaatatttttataaaataattttccaaacACATACGAAAAcaacttttaaaacttttacAAAAAATTTGTAAAAAACCCTTTTACAAAAATGTTTTCTAACTTATTTGAATTTAATCGCACcatatctatctatctatctatatatatatatatatatatatatataatataatgtttggACATGTACAATCTACTTTATAGGGTTGCAATAAATAATCAACATTAGATAACTATGGTTGTCACAATCGTACGTAAACACTTTATGTTAATTTGTAATTAATAGAACACGGATGATTCATCAATTTGggttaattattaatataatggCCTGGAAATTGGCAATAGGAGTACTATTTGTTCTTTAAATTTCACTTTTAATCTCCCAATTAAAGAGTATGTTAAacgtattttaattaaatttggtTTTTAATACTACAATTTGAAGTAAATTTATCGGTAAAATGCTTACACCCTAATAATGACCGTCGTAATCGAAACTACTTTTTATCCATTTGAGGTTACAACTTGCAATTTCTGCTTTACCAAATTAATAATATCGAATATTTGAAGATAGAAAATGAACAGCGATCATTCAACAATCATTGTTAATCATCGTAAGCAAGATTTACAAATTCGATCATTAATTTAGATTTTAAATTGtggtattataattaatttgagtGATACAAAAATTTAATTCTTGCTACTTACAAATAGATGTAATTTTCAGGAATTGTAaattttaagccaaataaagtTTACAGTCATGCTTTAATTTTAAGTAAGTTGATGATAATTTATGCATTTGCAAAAGGATTTTAAAATATCCCACAATAATAGACATTTTAATCTAGGCCAGGATTTACTAATATCCTACAATAAAAATTGAGCCTCTaaaaaatcattcaaaaattatgtatatatcTTGAATTTTTTGTCTGTATTTGGGTGTTAGCTGGGGTGGTCTCTGCCATCCAATGGTGATATTCGGGTCTATAGTGCTCAAAGAGTGCTATCAAAGTAAGCAACACTA is a window encoding:
- the LOC140814610 gene encoding LOB domain-containing protein 30-like, with the translated sequence MSTANVPGSSTEAGGGGSGGGGGAGAGGGGGPCGACKFLRRKCVAGCIFAPYFDSEQGAAHFAAVHKVFGASNVSKLLLHIPVHKRLDSVVTICYEAQSRLRDPVYGCVAHIFALQQQVVNLQAELSYLQAHLATLELPPPPPAPQQPLPLLMPSAFSISDLPTSSIAPVTYDLSSLFDPTILNPWNSLQVQQRQQINNPRQFSSAAAGSSPEIPSSDSAAGDGDLQELARELLNRHANQTVTCRNNASTMPPQPR